The genomic window AGATCCTGTTCGACGGCAAGCAGCGCAAGGACACCAAGATCGGCTACGTGTTCCAGAACTACCGCGAGGCGATGTTCCCGTGGATGCGCACCATCGACAACATCGCCTATCCGCTCAAGCTGGAAGGCAAGAGCAAGGCGGAAGTCGACCGCCGCATGGCCGAACTGGTGGCGTCGTTCGACGTCAAGTTCGACCTCAAGCGCTACCCGTACGAGCTCTCCGGCGGCCAGCAACAAACAGCGTCGATCATGCGGGCGCTGGCGCCCAACCCCGAAGTGCTGTTCTTGGACGAGCCGTTCTCCGCGCTCGATTTCGAGATGACGCTCTTCATCCGCGAGAAACTGCAAGAGGTCTTCATGAAGACCGGCACCACCATGCTGCTGGTCTCGCACGACCTCGAAGAAGCCGTGTACCTGGCCGACCAGGTGCTGCTCCTGACCAAGCGCCCGACCCGGGTGGCCGAAATCTTGCGTTATGGCGATGCACGGCCCCGCACCGTGGAGACGCTGAGCGAGCCGAGCTTCGTGGCCATGAAAAAGCGCAGCCTCGAAATCTTCCAGCGTGAAGTCAGACGATGAGGTTGCCATGACGCCTGTGCAGATCGAAACCTATGTGGATGCGGCGGCTGCCGCGCTGGGGCTTCGGCTTCGGCCGGAGCACCGTGCGGGCGTTCTGGGCTACTTCACGCTGGCGGCGGGATTTGCCGACATCGTCGAGGCGGTACCTTTGGCGCCTTCACACGAGCCCGCGGTGACGTTCGTGCCCGTGAGCCCGACGGAGCAAGAGCAGTGAACCCCGCAGCGTTTCTGGCCAGCGATGCGTCGTCGATGGCCGCCGCGGTGCGGGCCAACGAGGTCAGCGCGGTGGCGCTGGTGCAGGCCAGCCTGGAGCGCATCGCCGCGACCGACAGCCGCGTCAACGCGTTCACCGAAGTGCTGCAGGCGCGGGCGCTGCGGCGCGCGTCGCAGGTCGATGTCTCGCTGGCTTCGGCCCACGGCGATCGCACGCGCGAGCTGCCGCTGCTGGGCGTGCCGTTCGCCGTCAAGAACCTGTTCGACATCGCCGGCATCGCCACGTTGGCCGGCTCGAAGATCGAGCGCGAGAGTGCGCCGGCGCGCAGCGATGCTGCGCTTGTGCGACGCCTCGAAAGCGCTGGCGCGGTGCTGGTCGGCGCGCTCAACATGGACGAGTACGCCTACGGTTTCACCACCGAGAACAGCCACTACGGACCGGTGCGCAATCCGCATGACGGCAGCCGCATCGCAGGTGGTTCGTCGGGCGGTTCGGGTGCTGCGGTGGCGGCGGGGCAGGTGCCGCTGACGCTCGGCTCGGACACCAACGGATCGATCCGCGTGCCGGCTTCGCTGTGCGGCGTGTTCGGGCTCAAGCCGACCTTCGGCCGCCTGCCGCGCACCGGCAGCTATCCTTTCATTTCGAGCCTGGACCACCTCGGCCCGTTCGCGCGGTCGACGCGCGATCTGGCGCTGGCGTACGACGCCATGCAGGGGCCGGAGAGCTTCGGCCATCGCGACCCCGGTTGTGCGCAGCGCGATGTAGAGGCCGTCGTCAAAGATCTCGACCTCGGCACGCAGGGTCTGCGCATCGGCGTGCTCGGCGGCTACTTTCGGGAGCACGCAGGGCCGGAAGCGCTTGTCGCGGTCGACCGCGTGGCCGATGCGCTGGGTGCGGTCAACACCGTGATGCTGCCGATGGTCGATGCCGGCCGCGCGGCCGCGTTTCTCATCACCAACTCCGAAGGTGCGGCATTGCACTTGAGTGACTTGCGCAACCGTCCGCACGACTTCGAGCCGCTGTCGCGCGACCGATTTTTAGCCGGTGCGTTGCTGCCGGCCGCGTGGGTTGCGCGCGCCCAGCGTGTGCGCCGCGCCTATGCCGAGGCGGTGGCGCGCGTGTTCGAGCGCTACGACATCCTGCTGGCCGCGGCAACGCCTTCAGCTGCCACGCCCATCGGTGCGGAATGGTTCGAGATCAACGGCCAGCGGCTGCCGGTGCGCCCGAACATGGGGCTGCTGACGCAACCCATTTCTTGCGTCGGGCTGCCCGTCTGCGCGGTGCCGGTGTGGGGCGCCCATGCGACCTTGCCGATCGGGGTGCAGGTGATCGGCGCACCCTGGCGCGAAGACCTGGTGCTGCGCGTGGCGGCCGCGCTCGAAGCGGCCGGCGTGGTGCATGCGCCGGTGGCTGCGCTCAACTGAATCACTTCAACACGACAACCTAAAGACGATCATGTTCCCGCAACTCAGCATCAACCTGCCCGACGTCGTTGCACAAGTCACCGCCGCATTCGAGCGCTACGAAGACGCGCTCGTCACCAACAAGGTCGAGGTGCTCGACGAATTGTTCTGGGCCAGCACGCTCACGCTGCGCTACGGCGCCACCGAAAACCTGTACGGCCATGCCGAGATCCAGGCCTTCCGTGCCGGACGCCCCGCCGTGGGGCTTCAGCGCGAATTGCTGCGCACCGTCATCACCACTTATGGGCACGACTTCGCGACCGCCAACTGCGAATTTCGCCGTGCCGGCACCGAGCGCACGGGCCGCCAGAGCCAGACGTGGATGCGCACGCCCGAGGGCTGGCGCGTGGTGTCCGCGCATGTGAGCCTGCTCTGAAATCGGTATCGATTTCGGTGCACTTGGGCTCGGCACGCTTTGTGCATACCTTCTTGTATCCAAGATAGAACCGTTGTTGGATCTGTCCAAGGACTAAACCGCAAGTTGCCCAAAACCGGAGAGAGCCATGAAGAGTCAATTCAACCGTCGCGATTCCCTCAAGTCCCTTGCCGCGCTCGGCGCAGCGGGCACCCTTGGAGGTTTCAGCGCACTCGCCAGCGCGCAAAAGCCGCTCACCGTCGGCGTCATCTACGTCGGCCCGCGCGACGACTACGGCTACAACCAGGCCCACGCCCAGGCTGCGGCCGAGATCAAGAAGATGCCCGGCATCAAGGTCGTCGAAGAAGAGAACGTACCCGAGACCGCGGCGGTGCAAAAGACCATGACCGGCATGATTTCGCAGGACGGCGCCAAGCTGCTGTTCCCGACTTCTTACGGCTACTTCGACCCGCACATCCTGGCGCTCGCCCCCAAGGACCCCGATGTACGCTTTTCGCATTGCGGCGGCCTTTGGACCGAGAGCATGCCGAAGAATGTCGGCAGTTTCTTCGGCTACATCGACGAATGCCAGTTCTTGAACGGCGTGATTGCCGGCCACATGAGCAAGAGCGGCAAGATCGGCTTCGTCGCCGCCAAGCCGATCCCGCAGGTGCTGCGCAACATCAACGCCTTCACGCTGGGTGCGCGCTCGGTCAAGCCTGGCATCACCTGCAGTGTCATCTTCACGGGTGAGTGGTCGATGCCGGTGAAAGAAGCCGAAGCCACCAACAGCCTGGCCGACCAGGGTTGTGACGTTTTCACGATGCACGTCGATGGCCCCAAGGTGGTCGTCGAGACGGCAGCCAAGCGCGGCAAGATGGTTTGCGGCTACCACGCGAGCCAGGCCAAGCTGGCGCCTCAGGCCTACCTCACGGGTGCCGAGTGGAACTGGCTCACCGCCTACAAGACCATCATCGAAGCCGCGCAAGCCAGCAAGCCGCACCCCAACTTTTTGCGTGGCGGCCTGAAGGACGGCTACGTGAAGATGTCGGCCTACGGCCCGGCCGTGACCGACGCCGCCAAGAAGCAGGCCGACGACGTCAAGGCCCGGATGATCGCCGGCACCTTCGACATCTTCAAAGGCCCGTTGAAGGACAACAAGGGCAAGGAAGTGCTGGCGGCTGGCAAGTCGCAAAAGCAGACCGACATCGAACTCGAAAAGATGAACTATCTGGTCGAAGGTGTGAACGGCAGTTTCTAAAGGCCGAGCATGCGCAACGCCCTCCGCGAAATCGCTTTGCCGGTGTTCGCTATCGTGGCGGCGCTGTTGCTCTTCGGCCTGCTGGTCGCCTTTGCCGGGGTCGATCCGGTGGCAGTGTGGGTGACGCTTTTCAAGGGCGCGTTCGGCGACTGGTTCTCATGGCAGAACACGTTGCAGCGGGCGGCGCCGCTCATGCTCACCGCGTTGTGCGTGGCCATCCCGGCGCGGGCCGGGCTGGTCATCATCGGCGGCGAAGGGGCGTTGGTGCTGGGCGGACTCGCCTGCGCGGCATTGGCCCATGCCGTCCCGTTGCCTGCCAACGTCATCGGCACCGTGCTGGTGTGCATCGCCGGCGCCTTCGCCGGGGGGCTGTGGATCATGCTGGCGGGCCGGTTGCGGCAGTACCGTGGCATCAACGAAACCATCAGCAGCCTGCTGCTGGCCTACATCGCCATCGGCATCTTCAAGCACCTGGTCGAAGGCGTGCTGCGCGACCCGGCCAGCCTGAACAAACCCTCGACCTATCCGCTGCCCGAAGCCTTGCTCATCGGCGGCATCGGCGGCTCCGACATTCATTGGGGTCTGGTCATCGGCATCGTGGCCTGCATCGGACTCGGGCTCTGGTTGCGCATCACGGCGTCGGGCTTTGCGATCCGGGTGGTGGGCGGCAATCCGCGCACCGCGCAGCTCGTCGGCCTGCCTGCGACCAAGTTGATTCTTGCGGCGTGCGGTATCGGCGGTGCGTGTGCCGGCGTGGCGGGCGCGGTCGAAGTCGCTGCCGTGCACACCAACGCCAACGCGTCGCTGATCGCCGGCT from Variovorax sp. PAMC28562 includes these protein-coding regions:
- a CDS encoding BMP family ABC transporter substrate-binding protein translates to MKSQFNRRDSLKSLAALGAAGTLGGFSALASAQKPLTVGVIYVGPRDDYGYNQAHAQAAAEIKKMPGIKVVEEENVPETAAVQKTMTGMISQDGAKLLFPTSYGYFDPHILALAPKDPDVRFSHCGGLWTESMPKNVGSFFGYIDECQFLNGVIAGHMSKSGKIGFVAAKPIPQVLRNINAFTLGARSVKPGITCSVIFTGEWSMPVKEAEATNSLADQGCDVFTMHVDGPKVVVETAAKRGKMVCGYHASQAKLAPQAYLTGAEWNWLTAYKTIIEAAQASKPHPNFLRGGLKDGYVKMSAYGPAVTDAAKKQADDVKARMIAGTFDIFKGPLKDNKGKEVLAAGKSQKQTDIELEKMNYLVEGVNGSF
- a CDS encoding ABC transporter ATP-binding protein, which codes for MRAILNGPVLNGPVFADVPVPAFVPGPAGTHITIRGLTKYFAGWPLYENFDLDIPKHAIVSVFGPNGCGKSTLINMIAGLVPIDAGEILFDGKQRKDTKIGYVFQNYREAMFPWMRTIDNIAYPLKLEGKSKAEVDRRMAELVASFDVKFDLKRYPYELSGGQQQTASIMRALAPNPEVLFLDEPFSALDFEMTLFIREKLQEVFMKTGTTMLLVSHDLEEAVYLADQVLLLTKRPTRVAEILRYGDARPRTVETLSEPSFVAMKKRSLEIFQREVRR
- a CDS encoding AtzE family amidohydrolase, which produces MAAAVRANEVSAVALVQASLERIAATDSRVNAFTEVLQARALRRASQVDVSLASAHGDRTRELPLLGVPFAVKNLFDIAGIATLAGSKIERESAPARSDAALVRRLESAGAVLVGALNMDEYAYGFTTENSHYGPVRNPHDGSRIAGGSSGGSGAAVAAGQVPLTLGSDTNGSIRVPASLCGVFGLKPTFGRLPRTGSYPFISSLDHLGPFARSTRDLALAYDAMQGPESFGHRDPGCAQRDVEAVVKDLDLGTQGLRIGVLGGYFREHAGPEALVAVDRVADALGAVNTVMLPMVDAGRAAAFLITNSEGAALHLSDLRNRPHDFEPLSRDRFLAGALLPAAWVARAQRVRRAYAEAVARVFERYDILLAAATPSAATPIGAEWFEINGQRLPVRPNMGLLTQPISCVGLPVCAVPVWGAHATLPIGVQVIGAPWREDLVLRVAAALEAAGVVHAPVAALN
- a CDS encoding DUF4089 domain-containing protein; protein product: MTPVQIETYVDAAAAALGLRLRPEHRAGVLGYFTLAAGFADIVEAVPLAPSHEPAVTFVPVSPTEQEQ
- a CDS encoding ABC transporter permease, yielding MRNALREIALPVFAIVAALLLFGLLVAFAGVDPVAVWVTLFKGAFGDWFSWQNTLQRAAPLMLTALCVAIPARAGLVIIGGEGALVLGGLACAALAHAVPLPANVIGTVLVCIAGAFAGGLWIMLAGRLRQYRGINETISSLLLAYIAIGIFKHLVEGVLRDPASLNKPSTYPLPEALLIGGIGGSDIHWGLVIGIVACIGLGLWLRITASGFAIRVVGGNPRTAQLVGLPATKLILAACGIGGACAGVAGAVEVAAVHTNANASLIAGYGYAGILVSFIARHNPIAIIPVAILFGGFGAAGSLLQRRLGLPDASVLVLQGIAFVLILASEGLRMIDWKKLSAKTIAAGSAQKTNTVEAA
- the hpxZ gene encoding oxalurate catabolism protein HpxZ → MFPQLSINLPDVVAQVTAAFERYEDALVTNKVEVLDELFWASTLTLRYGATENLYGHAEIQAFRAGRPAVGLQRELLRTVITTYGHDFATANCEFRRAGTERTGRQSQTWMRTPEGWRVVSAHVSLL